Below is a genomic region from Rhododendron vialii isolate Sample 1 chromosome 5a, ASM3025357v1.
gcaAGACTAATAGGAGCAAGGAAATAACGTCTTGTTTAGAAGAACAATCAGTCAAATCCGAGACCCAATAACTAAATTGGCAAGAAGTGAATTCAGAACACCCAATGGGACGAAGCCCCTCTAAAGGCCGAAGCCCAATCacccaaaatgggttttaaAAACCCAGATCAAAACAATTAAGAGCAAAAGGCCTAATATGCCCAAATCATACAATAACGAACATCAATGGGCCAAACCCAATCCAAGAGGAGCCAAGCCTGGCCCAACCCCCAAACCTAACCCTAACCAAAACATAGCAACCACACACCACCGTCGCCCAAAGCAACCGCCGACCACCATACCCAAACAAACAACTACCACCTGAAAACTCGAAGCAAGTCGCAATCAAAACCACCAGACCCGTAGCCAATGACCAGCACCATCGCCCACCGAAATGGTCAGAAAACAACAGCCCACCACCAACACGAAATCACCCATTGAAGCTTTGAGCACAACTGAAAACAGTAAGCCCAGATCTAGCGGCCACACCAGCTCACCATATGCAATTTCCCAACGTCGATGACCGCACCTCGCCGTTGAGCATAACCGATAATACCGACTGTGATAGCTGGCGGTACGATCGGAGCAAAAAACACACAATCCTCCCTCCAACCCCAAGACCACACCTCGCCGTTGAGCAGAACAGGCTACACCTACTGTTATTACCAACGGCACGATCGGAGAAGACGATGAGGTGGGAAGGGGGTCGGTGGCCAAAAGGGCAGTTAGACGGATGGAACTGCAAAGTGCCTCCCCCGGCAGCGGAGGAAGATGTTGAAGCCGAAGGGTTTTTTGGGGGGTTAGAGAGCCAATTTTAATGCTGCTGATgcaaaaatttggcgtagtgcatgtattgaaaatttaattttttttaccattgaACGTATATTATCCAAACTTAATGATTTGTGGTTATCAAATTCTACTGTCCCGTGGTGCGCGCAAACTGACTCAGAAACTACGTTACCAAAAAAACCTACTgtcaaaaggaggaaaaagttgTGATTTGAATGGGGTTGCATCATACGTGGGACAATTTCATTAGAATTGTGAGGTCAAagtcacaaaataaatcaattgaaCTGATTAATAAGgaataaatttacaaaacctTTTTCCCTAACACTAATTGGCACGTCCTCATTGGTACGTGTAGAAGTCTAGGAACGAGAGAAAATTAGGGAATGCACTAAACTCTTAATTAGGCAGCGttcttaaacttaacttaaaatgagttaatttgtcattatttgaattttttttgcatttcttagttttgcatcaaatttttgtggaatattgattcgtttcgacgtGCGGAactggaaaaatatttttttttacttttacccaaatattttgagaaataatcacttatttctcaaaataatttaacttttttttttgatcggcaaaagatgaattttattaaaaaacggGGAAAGGGGAAGGGAATCCAACAAACAGTTGGATAATACACCACAAGGAAAAGCCCATAACATCCAAAGGTCGACCAAGGTCCACATCAAATAATATAATAAAGCTcaacccaacaaaaaatgaagcaatgTGGAGGAATAATTTCCTGTCGCGATCATCTTGTAAGGACATAAAGCTAATTGCCAGTGTTTATAGGATCTGATTTCCAGTGAATGATTCCATTTCTTCCAATGAAGTCTCCCATTCCTCTGCACTTCTATCACGGAGAGAAGAACCCAACAGTTTAAGAGCATGAGGGAGTCCTTTGCACTGTTGGAGTACACTTTTTGAGTACTCCATGAAACCTTCAATAGGATGTGCTTGTCTAAAGGCATGCCAACTGAAGAGCCGCAGTGACTCATTATAATCAATTTCCTTAACCTTAAAGGTCTCGTCAACTTTATATGGTTTCAGCAGTTTCTCATAACGCGTTGTTATAATAACCTTACTTCCTGGACAAAACCAGTCTCGCATTCCAAGTACTGCATTCAATTGATCCAGTTGATCCACATTGTCAAGAACAACGAGAACCCTTCTGTAACTTACTGCATTTTTAATCTTAATGCCAATTTTTAGTTTTCCACACCTCGAAATATCTGAAAGTAGTTGTTCTTGTAAATGTACTAAACCATTGGGCTGTTTAGAAGTCTCTCtaatatcataaagaaagcTACTGCATTCAAACCTGTCAAAATTTGAGTTATAGACAGTTTTGGCAATGGTTGTCTTCCCTATTCCACCAATCCCGGCGAACACCCCAATGCCAGCATCAGTTGCCCCATTTTGTAACCAATAATTTATGCTCTCAACTCGAGAATCAATTCCAATCTGGTATTGGGTAACACCCAAGACCCCTACGATTTAGTTTGTTCGAGATCTCTTTGATAATTTCCTGGATGAACTTCGATTCATGCCTACAGATTttgatcaacaaaacaaaaaacaaaagagcagAGTAAGAATTTCATGTTTCTTACAAACACATGGAAAGGGAAACTATCAAGAAAACTACCAGCCGCTAGAACAATATTTCTAGACTGATTTCGATCTCTTTTCTAATTAACATGTATCCTGTTTCTGTCAGAATCTTTATGTAAATACTGCAAAACTATGTGTGGGCAACATCTGAATGAAATTACGGGCACATACAGCCCAATGGTGCCTTATAAAGAATTCCGGGACATTTACCCATCAGATTGATTTTGCAAGACCATCCCTCTTAATTTTGCAACTTCCCTAAGACCTGCTCTCCACCTCTCCACGTTTTCCATCAAATCCTTTCCCTTCCATCTGTTGCTGaaatgaattgttcttcatGATTAGCAAACGCTTCTCCGAAACTCCCAGTCTGCTTCCCAACTTCAGATGGGTCCACATTGTAGTACACCGGCAATATTCTGTGTCCAACTGCCTTCCAGCGTTGGAGAACATCTAGAAGTTCATCAAGGTAGGCACCGTCCCGAAGAAGCATAGCCTTTCGAGAAGACAATTACTGAAACACTG
It encodes:
- the LOC131327535 gene encoding disease resistance protein RPV1-like encodes the protein MWTHLKLGSRLGVSEKRLLIMKNNSFQQQMEGKGFDGKRGEIGIDSRVESINYWLQNGATDAGIGVFAGIGGIGKTTIAKTVYNSNFDRFECSSFLYDIRETSKQPNGLVHLQEQLLSDISRCGKLKIGIKIKNAVSYRRVLVVLDNVDQLDQLNAVLGMRDWFCPGSKVIITTRYEKLLKPYKVDETFKVKEIDYNESLRLFSWHAFRQAHPIEGFMEYSKSVLQQCKGLPHALKLLGSSLRDRSAEEWETSLEEMESFTGNQIL